The genomic stretch GCCTTTTTGATCGGCTACCCAGATCGGCGTGTTCGAAGGCGTGCTGCCGGCCCAGGCGATACGCATCTTGTCCTGGGCAAGGGATGGTTTTGCGTAGATTGATAAGATCGCGGCTAGCGCTATCGCGAGCGCGCATTGCTTCACCATGACAGCCTCCCGTTATCTTTTGTAGAGCTGCTTATAGAATCCGGCGTTCTCCAATTCCTGCACGAAGCTGGCGTCGACAAACGTTTTCGGATCGGCACTGGCCGCTTTGGCTTGTTTGGGTGCCATGTCATCGAGCAGAGTCTTTACACCATCGGTATGCGGTTTGGGTATTTCGGGGAACGCAGCGGCGTAGGCACGGTAGGCGCGCTCAAGCCCTTCGGGATCGCTCATCTTGAGATTCCTGCCAATAATCTGTTTCGCGCCTTCCTTGTCGGTCTTGATGTAGTGAATCGCTTCGCTGAATGCTCTGACGACTTTCGCTACCATCGGACGTTTGGTTTTGATGACCCGCTCGGTGGTCACCAGGCAGTTCCAATGAAAAGGAATCTTCATGGTGCCAAAATCGATCAGATCTCTGAAACCGAGCTTCTCGGCTTCGCGCACATGGGGCTCGCTGATGATCGTGTAGTGCACGATCCCCTTGCTCAGGGCCGCTAAGCGCTGCGGGTTTTCGCCGACGGCGATGATCTGGGTGTCTTTCTCAGGGTCGATGCCAAAGCGGCGCAGGCCGATGCGCAGGCCAGCGTCGGAAGTGGTGCCCAAGCGATTGACGCCGCCGATCTTGCCTTTGAGCTGCTCCGGACTGGTAATGCTCGGAGCGCTAACCACGTGGTCGACGAAGTGCGGCACGTTGGCGAAGATCACCACCGTGTCGGAGCCGGCAAGGCGCGAAGTGACTAATGTCGCCGCAGTGCCGATGGTCATGTCGACTTCGCCCGTGAGCAGCGCTTGAATGACAATTGTACTCGCGCTGATGTTGATCAGCTCGGCTTGCAAGCCGTTCTTTTTCAGAAAGCCTTTTTGATCGGCCACCCAAGTGGGTGTGTTGGATGGCGTGCTGCCGGCCCAGGCGATGCGGACTTTGTCCTGGGCGCTAGCTGGGGCATTAACGCCGAAGCCCGTGGCCATTAGCGCAGCGAAAAACACGATCGGCGATAGCGGTCTGTGTCTCAAATTTCTCTCCTGGTGCCGCTAGCTCTGGATTTGCCGGGGAACTGGAAGCGGCTTTGAATTGCGCGGAATATATCGTTTGGTCCGGTGCACTGCAATGCCGGGGAATTGGCATTGTCGCTCGATCGCGATTATGATCGCGCCAATAAACGGCGCGAAACCACGGAGAGCGCTGGCCTCGAAGCAAGGGTTCAAGTAAATTTGGGCAGTACTTTTCCGAACTTCGTGCCCTTCGCGTCTTCGTGGTGAAAGATCCTAATCGCATGATCGCTGAAGAAGAAGATAATTTACTCATGCACACCGGCAAGGGCACACCTTGCGGCGAATTGATGCGGCGCTATTGGCAGCCCTGCGTTTTGTCTGGCGAACTGGGCGCGGACAAACCGTTGC from Deltaproteobacteria bacterium encodes the following:
- a CDS encoding ABC transporter substrate-binding protein → MRHRPLSPIVFFAALMATGFGVNAPASAQDKVRIAWAGSTPSNTPTWVADQKGFLKKNGLQAELINISASTIVIQALLTGEVDMTIGTAATLVTSRLAGSDTVVIFANVPHFVDHVVSAPSITSPEQLKGKIGGVNRLGTTSDAGLRIGLRRFGIDPEKDTQIIAVGENPQRLAALSKGIVHYTIISEPHVREAEKLGFRDLIDFGTMKIPFHWNCLVTTERVIKTKRPMVAKVVRAFSEAIHYIKTDKEGAKQIIGRNLKMSDPEGLERAYRAYAAAFPEIPKPHTDGVKTLLDDMAPKQAKAASADPKTFVDASFVQELENAGFYKQLYKR